A stretch of the Streptosporangium sp. NBC_01755 genome encodes the following:
- a CDS encoding alpha/beta hydrolase — MRSWVTVGALALAAAMIGPAVVHTTASAHAISTPTQAGGGKAGKATPAPSPSPSTGSSLLAQGTLVETVAYGPHVRQRMDVWYQPDELKRPGVFLVHGGWWSSGDKKYMTEISRSYAEQGYVVFNINYRLSGDASWPAQRTDTFGSIATARRHAARWSFDPNNYVIVGFSAGGHLAASVGTYKNGLSGLRGVVGISPVISPLTAYTEGIGALDPNRRKLREAAIKLAGGCEPTDKCARVWTSMEVPWHASRGDAPMLIVHSSDEFVSAEHGRQLKEHLQQVRVPVTVLTEQGIEHSAPLYRLPGVAEQVQQWVAEKLLQLGR; from the coding sequence GTGCGAAGTTGGGTAACCGTGGGTGCGCTCGCTCTGGCGGCGGCGATGATCGGCCCCGCGGTGGTGCACACGACCGCGTCCGCGCACGCGATCTCAACTCCAACCCAGGCCGGCGGCGGGAAGGCGGGCAAGGCCACCCCGGCTCCATCTCCGTCTCCGAGCACGGGCTCCTCCCTGCTGGCCCAGGGCACCCTTGTCGAAACCGTGGCGTACGGCCCGCATGTGCGTCAGCGCATGGACGTCTGGTACCAGCCCGACGAGCTGAAACGGCCCGGCGTCTTCCTGGTCCACGGCGGCTGGTGGTCCTCGGGTGACAAGAAGTACATGACCGAGATAAGCCGTAGCTACGCCGAACAGGGCTACGTGGTCTTCAACATCAACTACCGCCTCTCGGGCGACGCCTCCTGGCCGGCCCAGCGCACCGACACCTTCGGCTCCATCGCCACCGCGCGGCGGCACGCGGCGCGCTGGTCCTTCGACCCGAACAACTATGTGATCGTCGGCTTCTCCGCCGGAGGGCATCTGGCAGCCTCCGTCGGCACCTACAAGAACGGCCTGTCCGGCCTGCGCGGCGTGGTCGGCATCTCCCCGGTGATCTCCCCGCTCACGGCGTACACCGAGGGCATCGGCGCCCTCGACCCGAACAGGCGCAAGCTGCGCGAGGCGGCCATCAAGCTCGCCGGGGGCTGCGAGCCCACCGACAAGTGCGCCAGGGTGTGGACCAGCATGGAGGTGCCGTGGCACGCGAGCCGCGGCGACGCCCCCATGCTGATCGTGCACTCGTCGGACGAGTTCGTGTCCGCGGAGCACGGCAGGCAACTCAAGGAGCACCTGCAGCAGGTCCGCGTGCCGGTGACGGTGCTGACCGAGCAGGGCATCGAGCACAGCGCACCTCTTTACCGGCTGCCCGGCGTGGCGGAGCAGGTTCAGCAGTGGGTCGCGGAGAAGCTTCTCCAGTTGGGAAGATGA
- a CDS encoding glutaredoxin family protein, whose translation MALTVYTTTWCGPCKRLKSQLSREGISYNEIDIESDPDAATFVMSVNNGNQVVPTVVVDSPTGQVVRTNPSVIELKRILAGAGV comes from the coding sequence ATGGCACTGACTGTGTACACCACCACCTGGTGCGGCCCCTGTAAGCGGTTGAAGAGCCAGCTCAGCCGCGAGGGCATCTCCTACAACGAGATCGACATCGAGAGCGACCCGGACGCCGCCACGTTCGTCATGAGCGTCAACAACGGTAACCAGGTCGTGCCCACCGTCGTGGTCGACTCCCCCACCGGTCAGGTCGTCAGGACCAACCCCTCGGTGATCGAGCTCAAGCGCATCCTGGCGGGCGCGGGCGTGTAG
- the nudC gene encoding NAD(+) diphosphatase has protein sequence MEITAQETQEGLLGPLLLARSAIDRSAVLRGDAEWLERAWADAATRVVVVDDGQALIRRSGEEAQLVLLSTADAPEGERYLLGVDVEGIAYFAVAAPPATAAHAGSFNRIVSPLAPSELGEGQSITAGLRQVGSLLGDLDAGLLVYAVALEAWHSTHEFCPRCGSRTEVRAGGHVRVCPKDDSQHFPRVDPAVIMLIHDDDDRCLLARGPQWPEGRLSVLAGFVEPGESLEQAVAREVAEEVGVRVADPRYMGSQPWPFPRSLMLGFFARATSTEFTLDSEEIAEAHWFSRAELLAALESGEVRLPPEVSIARRLIETWYGTPLTGDW, from the coding sequence GTGGAGATCACGGCACAAGAGACACAAGAAGGACTTCTGGGGCCGCTGCTGCTTGCGCGCAGTGCCATCGACCGGTCGGCGGTGCTCCGCGGCGACGCCGAGTGGCTCGAAAGAGCCTGGGCGGACGCCGCGACCAGGGTCGTGGTCGTCGACGACGGGCAGGCGCTGATCCGGCGTAGCGGGGAAGAGGCGCAGCTGGTCCTGCTGTCCACCGCCGACGCGCCAGAGGGAGAGCGTTACCTGCTTGGTGTCGACGTGGAGGGCATCGCCTACTTCGCCGTTGCGGCGCCGCCGGCCACCGCCGCTCATGCCGGCTCCTTCAACCGGATCGTCTCCCCGCTCGCCCCCTCGGAACTGGGCGAGGGGCAGAGCATCACCGCCGGGCTACGCCAGGTGGGCTCGTTGCTGGGGGATCTGGACGCCGGCCTGCTGGTGTACGCGGTCGCCCTGGAGGCATGGCACTCCACCCACGAGTTCTGTCCCCGCTGCGGGAGCCGCACCGAGGTGCGGGCGGGTGGGCATGTGCGCGTCTGCCCCAAGGACGACAGCCAGCACTTCCCCCGGGTCGACCCCGCGGTGATCATGCTGATCCACGATGACGACGACAGGTGTCTGCTGGCCAGAGGACCGCAGTGGCCCGAGGGGCGGTTGTCGGTGCTGGCCGGGTTTGTCGAGCCGGGTGAGTCGCTGGAACAGGCCGTGGCGCGCGAGGTTGCCGAGGAGGTCGGCGTGCGTGTCGCCGATCCGCGCTACATGGGCAGCCAGCCCTGGCCGTTCCCACGCAGCCTGATGCTCGGCTTCTTTGCGCGGGCCACGTCTACGGAGTTCACGCTGGACTCCGAGGAGATCGCCGAGGCCCACTGGTTCAGCCGTGCCGAACTGCTGGCCGCGCTGGAGAGCGGCGAGGTGCGCCTGCCGCCCGAGGTGTCGATCGCCCGCAGGCTCATCGAGACCTGGTACGGCACACCGCTGACCGGCGACTGGTGA
- a CDS encoding siderophore biosynthesis protein — translation MRLYLTALKPTDSVTDGFLPAARALGCEVTILTDRPEQYRDHGAEVLRCDVRDARAVVDTVAHHHTPDAIFSNSDHIQAETALAAAYFGLPGKDWRACVDTKNKALTRRRLAAAGVETVRSARLAPADPPFTDVPFPAVVKPREGVASEDVVLVHDADELAAAVLSIRDRRPAETLVVEEYLDGPLHTMETLGDGERISVLGGFRTTLGPLPHFVEERLDWEPPPGRDHVLRALEALRVGLGACHTEYVMTPAGPRIIEVNYRVIGDHCDFLLASLLEVPLFELVLGAHLGAHLGARLGAHLGAHLGAHLGAELEAPAPARVHGTVLSLVADRSGTVVKAPGTVVPARGDPVRIWHRPLRAVGDRIDRSNTNRDYLGIVRATGPDRASVDTAVAAFRAENPWMIA, via the coding sequence TTGCGGCTGTACCTCACCGCGCTGAAACCGACGGACTCGGTCACCGACGGCTTCCTCCCGGCGGCACGCGCACTCGGCTGTGAGGTCACAATCCTCACCGACCGGCCGGAACAGTACCGCGACCATGGGGCGGAGGTGCTCCGTTGCGACGTGCGCGACGCGCGGGCGGTGGTCGACACCGTCGCGCACCACCACACCCCGGACGCGATCTTCTCGAACTCCGACCACATCCAGGCGGAGACCGCACTCGCCGCCGCGTACTTCGGACTTCCCGGCAAGGACTGGCGGGCCTGCGTCGACACCAAGAACAAGGCGCTCACCCGACGGCGGCTGGCCGCCGCCGGGGTCGAGACCGTCCGTTCCGCACGGCTGGCACCGGCCGACCCGCCGTTCACGGACGTGCCCTTCCCCGCGGTCGTGAAGCCGCGCGAGGGCGTGGCCAGCGAGGACGTCGTGCTGGTCCACGACGCGGACGAGCTCGCGGCGGCCGTCCTGTCCATCAGAGACAGGCGGCCTGCAGAGACGCTGGTCGTGGAGGAGTATCTCGATGGACCCCTGCACACGATGGAGACGCTCGGCGACGGTGAGCGGATCAGCGTGCTCGGCGGCTTCCGCACCACCCTCGGGCCACTGCCGCACTTCGTGGAGGAACGTCTCGACTGGGAGCCGCCTCCCGGCCGCGATCACGTGCTGCGCGCGCTGGAGGCGCTCCGGGTGGGGCTCGGGGCCTGCCACACCGAGTACGTGATGACCCCGGCCGGGCCGCGGATCATCGAGGTCAACTACCGGGTGATCGGCGACCACTGCGACTTCCTGCTGGCGAGCCTGCTGGAGGTGCCCCTGTTCGAGCTCGTCCTCGGGGCGCACCTCGGGGCGCACCTCGGGGCGCGTCTCGGGGCGCATCTCGGGGCGCATCTCGGGGCGCATCTCGGGGCGGAGCTGGAGGCCCCCGCCCCGGCACGGGTGCACGGGACCGTGCTGAGCCTGGTCGCCGACCGCTCGGGGACCGTGGTGAAGGCTCCCGGAACCGTCGTTCCCGCCCGCGGCGACCCGGTCCGGATCTGGCACCGGCCGTTGCGCGCCGTGGGCGACCGGATCGACCGGAGCAACACCAACCGCGACTACCTGGGCATCGTCCGGGCGACCGGGCCCGACCGGGCGAGCGTGGACACCGCCGTCGCGGCCTTCAGGGCGGAGAACCCGTGGATGATCGCGTGA
- a CDS encoding IucA/IucC family protein, translating into MDDRVSRVPASRPVVGRGATDGSGIGGGSVSGRESYLAVRVLNALLREDYGGLAGRMTHGKDGIALVLPGGRRVRLVPGSLFQDFVAAPQEALRLKEVLHTLREISAPADAAGVESFVRECHEALRALDLHDVHREQVLTRLAAGTTHTGTTRPCTTRPCTTRPCTTHTGTTPAARPGTISGTAPGTGRPAGAGDGTAGITGTGGGRDNVRYETLAAFVDHPVYPTARCRIGLSDEELTAYAPEFAPTFELRWAAVPRARLTGGEVPGAPGFRAVGLTGSLAETHVLFPVHPLTVPALEEIPWATVAPRPYLEVRPTLSMRTVEIAPGAHLKLPLTTSTLGLRNRRSIKPDTLADGARAELLLRAMPDPEVLLADEQTYGHAGHEYLGWLLRRHPAGEVVPVAALAAPLPGGGLVVEELAGRWFGGDVAGLLGRYLRVLFRFHVRLFVRYGTALEAHQQNLSLVFDADTGGEGATGDGAAGDSTAGDSTTGDGAAGDSTADRGVVRLLVKDNDGLLTSPELLREAGLPVPDFTDARMLTDDPHALADMFVTITLHLAAAAVAFGALPSPRAAELVRDALAGALDEYGEDPMARLLRARTLDAARLVGKSMVTAGTLVDKARTGARDVNKFYGTSGPNYLRQQPQATQAAIIRRTP; encoded by the coding sequence GTGGATGATCGCGTGAGCCGGGTGCCCGCGAGCCGACCTGTGGTCGGCCGGGGAGCCACGGACGGCTCCGGGATCGGCGGAGGTTCTGTGAGCGGGCGGGAGTCGTACCTCGCCGTCCGGGTGCTGAACGCGCTCCTGCGCGAGGACTACGGCGGCCTGGCCGGGCGGATGACCCACGGCAAGGACGGCATCGCGCTGGTCCTTCCGGGGGGCAGGCGGGTGCGGCTGGTCCCCGGCTCGCTGTTCCAGGACTTCGTCGCGGCCCCGCAGGAGGCGCTCCGCCTGAAGGAGGTCCTGCACACACTGCGGGAGATCTCCGCCCCCGCCGACGCGGCCGGGGTCGAGTCGTTCGTCCGGGAGTGCCACGAGGCGCTGCGCGCGCTCGACCTTCACGACGTCCACCGCGAACAGGTGCTCACCAGACTGGCCGCCGGCACCACACACACCGGCACCACACGCCCCTGCACCACACGCCCCTGCACCACACGCCCCTGCACCACGCACACCGGCACCACTCCTGCGGCGCGACCAGGCACCATATCCGGCACCGCGCCCGGCACCGGGCGTCCGGCGGGAGCGGGAGACGGCACCGCGGGCATCACGGGAACCGGCGGCGGGCGCGACAACGTGCGGTACGAGACGCTGGCCGCGTTCGTCGACCACCCCGTCTACCCGACGGCCCGGTGCCGGATCGGCCTGTCCGACGAGGAACTGACCGCGTACGCGCCGGAGTTCGCGCCCACCTTCGAGCTGCGCTGGGCCGCGGTTCCCCGGGCACGGCTCACCGGCGGCGAGGTGCCGGGGGCTCCCGGATTCCGCGCCGTCGGGCTGACGGGGAGTCTCGCGGAGACGCACGTGCTGTTCCCCGTGCACCCGCTGACCGTCCCCGCCCTCGAGGAGATCCCGTGGGCGACCGTGGCCCCTCGGCCGTACCTGGAGGTCAGGCCCACACTGTCGATGCGCACCGTCGAGATCGCCCCGGGCGCGCACCTGAAGCTGCCGCTGACCACCAGCACCCTCGGGCTGCGTAACCGGAGGTCGATCAAGCCCGACACGCTGGCCGACGGGGCGCGGGCCGAGCTGCTGCTGCGGGCCATGCCCGACCCGGAGGTGCTCCTGGCCGACGAGCAGACGTACGGGCACGCCGGACACGAGTACCTGGGCTGGCTCCTGCGCCGCCACCCCGCGGGGGAGGTCGTCCCCGTCGCGGCGCTGGCGGCGCCGCTGCCCGGGGGCGGGCTGGTCGTGGAGGAACTCGCCGGACGGTGGTTCGGCGGGGACGTCGCCGGTCTGCTCGGCCGGTACCTGCGGGTGCTGTTCCGCTTCCACGTGCGGCTCTTCGTCAGGTACGGCACGGCGCTGGAGGCCCACCAGCAGAACCTCTCCCTGGTGTTCGACGCCGACACCGGAGGCGAAGGCGCCACTGGTGACGGCGCTGCGGGTGACAGCACCGCGGGTGACAGCACCACAGGTGACGGCGCTGCGGGTGACAGCACCGCGGACAGAGGTGTCGTGCGGTTGCTCGTCAAGGACAACGACGGGCTGCTGACCTCACCCGAACTGCTGAGAGAGGCCGGCCTCCCGGTGCCGGACTTCACGGACGCGCGAATGCTCACCGACGACCCGCACGCGCTCGCCGACATGTTCGTGACCATCACCCTGCACCTGGCGGCCGCCGCCGTGGCGTTCGGCGCGCTGCCGTCGCCGAGGGCCGCCGAGCTGGTCCGCGACGCGCTCGCCGGAGCACTCGACGAGTACGGCGAGGACCCGATGGCCAGGCTGCTGCGGGCCAGGACCCTGGACGCCGCCAGGCTCGTCGGCAAGTCGATGGTCACCGCCGGAACCCTGGTGGACAAGGCGCGCACCGGCGCGCGGGATGTGAACAAGTTCTACGGCACGAGCGGGCCGAACTACCTTCGCCAGCAGCCCCAGGCCACGCAGGCCGCGATCATTCGAAGGACGCCATGA
- a CDS encoding IucA/IucC family protein, producing MTSLALDSPAAVAEKASLAALLRCCVREISGPRGQVRHDEPYVLLRVAGTLLRARAHGGLALRFDGRAEWLENDSWQPLSADLLVRLVETELGEGNDEFAVQVGASRDAMAALLTARRDVSPPADPWLASEQALVFGHPFHPSPKAHGGAGWLRYAPEAHASFPLRLLGVRNDVLAEAGEVGTLDALGAAPPGYSLLPAHPWQLELLSADLAAPLADGRLVDLGNGTRMAVPTSSVRTVYEPLIDRCLKFSLDVRITNCLRKNSWYELAGAVELSRRLGPVFGELSAAFPGTRWLPEPGYRSAELGTRLLEGLGVIVRVSPWSVCRPGVTPLLSGALAAGRQVTVADPVRWWRAYVERVALPVLDAYLGHGVVLEPHLQNVLIGVDAEGLPVEAVFRDMEGTKLVAGRHDLSGLPVRVAEALSYDADAGWSRVVYCLMVNHLAEIAASLSEAGPARELWAVAGKVLAGYAESRGWPRPLSDLLAGAPLPAKANLSVRWARSADRAAGYVPVANPLAVI from the coding sequence ATGACCAGCCTCGCCCTCGACTCCCCCGCAGCCGTCGCCGAGAAGGCCTCACTGGCGGCGCTGCTGCGCTGCTGCGTACGGGAGATCTCTGGGCCTCGTGGGCAGGTCAGGCACGACGAGCCGTACGTGCTGCTGCGCGTCGCGGGCACCCTACTGCGGGCCCGCGCGCACGGCGGGCTCGCGCTGCGCTTCGACGGACGGGCCGAGTGGCTGGAGAACGACTCCTGGCAACCGCTCTCGGCGGACCTGCTCGTCCGGCTGGTGGAGACCGAGCTCGGCGAGGGCAACGACGAGTTCGCCGTCCAGGTGGGCGCCAGCAGGGACGCCATGGCGGCGCTGCTCACGGCCCGGCGAGACGTATCGCCCCCCGCCGACCCGTGGCTGGCCTCGGAGCAGGCGCTGGTCTTCGGGCACCCGTTCCACCCCAGCCCGAAGGCGCACGGCGGCGCGGGCTGGCTGCGCTACGCGCCCGAGGCGCACGCGAGCTTCCCGCTGAGACTGCTCGGGGTCAGGAACGACGTGCTGGCGGAGGCGGGCGAGGTCGGCACGCTCGACGCGCTCGGAGCGGCGCCGCCCGGCTACTCGCTGCTGCCCGCGCATCCGTGGCAGCTGGAGCTGCTCTCGGCCGACCTGGCCGCACCGCTGGCCGACGGCCGGCTGGTCGACCTGGGGAACGGCACCCGGATGGCCGTTCCCACCTCGTCGGTCCGTACCGTCTACGAGCCGCTGATCGACCGGTGCCTGAAGTTCAGCCTGGATGTGCGGATCACCAACTGCCTGCGGAAGAACTCCTGGTACGAGCTGGCCGGCGCGGTCGAGCTGAGCCGCCGCCTCGGACCGGTGTTCGGGGAACTGTCGGCGGCCTTCCCCGGCACCCGCTGGCTGCCCGAGCCGGGCTACCGCTCCGCCGAGCTGGGCACCCGGCTGCTTGAGGGGCTCGGCGTCATCGTCCGGGTCAGCCCGTGGTCGGTCTGCAGACCCGGGGTGACCCCCCTGCTGAGCGGCGCGCTGGCCGCCGGACGGCAGGTGACGGTCGCCGATCCGGTGCGCTGGTGGCGGGCGTACGTGGAGCGCGTGGCGCTGCCGGTGCTCGACGCCTACCTCGGCCACGGCGTGGTGCTCGAACCCCACCTGCAGAACGTGCTGATCGGTGTGGACGCGGAGGGGCTGCCCGTGGAGGCGGTCTTCCGCGACATGGAGGGCACGAAGCTCGTCGCCGGGCGGCACGACCTGTCCGGCCTGCCGGTCCGGGTCGCCGAGGCGCTCAGCTACGACGCGGACGCCGGCTGGAGCCGGGTGGTCTACTGCCTGATGGTCAACCATCTCGCCGAGATCGCCGCCTCCCTCTCCGAGGCCGGGCCCGCGCGGGAGCTGTGGGCGGTGGCCGGGAAGGTCCTGGCGGGGTACGCGGAGTCGCGGGGGTGGCCCCGGCCGCTGTCGGACCTGCTGGCGGGGGCTCCGCTGCCGGCCAAGGCCAACCTGTCGGTCAGGTGGGCGCGGTCGGCGGACCGCGCCGCCGGGTACGTGCCGGTCGCCAACCCGCTGGCCGTGATCTGA
- a CDS encoding alpha/beta hydrolase, with amino-acid sequence MNATTHQRVIEGPGGAITLRIHTPGTPAIGERAVVVHFHGGGWVFGSPREADFICSTVAEGAGAIVVSVDYRLAPGHPYPAGLDDCYAALVWVSTHAAEFGGDASRLGLVGESAGGNLVAGVSLLARDRGGPAIRHQTLLYPATDASMSAPSYRMNENAPWLTAADMRNAYKHYVPADVDRLDPGVSPLHATEHADLPPATIVVAGHDPLHDDGVWYAERLQQAGVPVELFDYPRMVHGFVNVPHLFSDTAHALGEVVRAQRRYLSSESAEA; translated from the coding sequence ATGAACGCGACGACCCACCAGCGCGTGATCGAAGGGCCGGGCGGTGCGATCACTCTCCGCATCCACACCCCTGGCACTCCCGCCATAGGGGAACGCGCTGTCGTGGTCCACTTCCACGGCGGCGGCTGGGTGTTCGGAAGCCCGCGCGAAGCCGATTTCATCTGTTCGACGGTTGCCGAAGGTGCGGGTGCGATCGTCGTATCGGTCGACTATCGTCTCGCACCCGGACACCCGTACCCCGCAGGACTCGATGACTGCTATGCCGCGCTCGTCTGGGTGAGTACGCACGCCGCGGAGTTCGGCGGGGACGCCTCACGCCTCGGACTGGTCGGTGAGAGCGCGGGAGGCAACCTGGTCGCGGGCGTCTCCCTGCTCGCGCGGGATCGCGGTGGTCCGGCGATCCGTCATCAGACGCTGCTTTATCCTGCGACGGACGCTTCGATGTCGGCACCGTCTTACCGCATGAACGAGAACGCCCCCTGGCTCACGGCAGCCGATATGCGGAACGCCTACAAGCACTACGTGCCGGCCGATGTCGACCGCCTGGACCCGGGAGTGTCGCCACTCCACGCGACCGAACACGCAGACCTTCCGCCGGCGACGATCGTCGTAGCCGGACACGATCCACTCCACGACGACGGCGTCTGGTATGCCGAGCGACTACAGCAGGCCGGAGTTCCGGTCGAGCTGTTCGACTACCCCCGGATGGTGCATGGTTTCGTCAATGTCCCTCATCTGTTCTCCGACACCGCCCACGCCCTGGGAGAGGTCGTGAGAGCGCAACGCAGATATCTTTCGAGCGAGTCCGCCGAGGCGTGA
- a CDS encoding ABC transporter permease: protein MRLHSLGGHLRRRTVEAARSFGLGRLALAREVVLPGALPSIFAGLRLSTTLSVVALIAAEEINVTAGLGYLMARATDYLRTDILALCVILYALIGLTADVVLRLAERFTMPWRKAVAAR from the coding sequence GTGCGGCTCCACTCCCTCGGCGGACACCTCCGCCGCCGTACCGTGGAGGCCGCCCGCTCGTTCGGGCTCGGCCGCCTCGCTCTCGCCAGGGAGGTGGTGCTGCCGGGCGCGCTGCCCTCGATCTTCGCCGGGCTGCGGCTGTCGACCACGCTCAGCGTGGTCGCGCTGATCGCCGCCGAGGAGATCAACGTCACCGCCGGGCTGGGCTATCTGATGGCCAGGGCCACCGACTACCTGCGCACCGACATTCTCGCCCTCTGCGTCATCCTCTACGCGCTGATCGGGCTGACCGCCGACGTGGTCCTCCGGCTGGCCGAGCGGTTCACCATGCCGTGGCGAAAGGCGGTGGCGGCCCGATGA
- a CDS encoding ABC transporter ATP-binding protein: MSLAVQTTGLRRAFGGRAVLDGIDLRVRRGEFLALLGASGTGKTTLLRILAGLDAATSGTVLVPPVRTVVFQEPRLIPSKRAPANVILGQGRSARAKGLAALAEVGLSGHADAWPATLSGGEAQRVALARALVREPELLLLDEPFAALDALTRLHMQDLIAELCARHRPAVVLVTHDVEEAILLADRIVVLRDGAFVTDLTVELDRPRDRVDGDFVALRRRLLADLGVLTGEPFSEHAGVAR, translated from the coding sequence ATGAGCCTGGCCGTACAGACCACGGGCCTGCGCAGGGCCTTCGGTGGCCGCGCCGTACTGGACGGGATCGACCTGCGGGTACGGCGCGGCGAGTTCCTCGCGCTGCTCGGTGCCAGCGGCACCGGCAAGACGACGCTGCTGCGGATCCTCGCCGGGCTGGACGCCGCCACGAGCGGGACCGTGCTGGTCCCGCCGGTGCGGACCGTCGTCTTCCAGGAGCCTCGGCTGATCCCCTCCAAGCGCGCGCCGGCCAACGTGATCCTCGGGCAGGGCCGCAGCGCCCGCGCCAAGGGCCTGGCGGCACTCGCCGAGGTGGGCTTGAGCGGCCACGCCGACGCCTGGCCCGCGACGCTGTCCGGCGGCGAGGCGCAGCGGGTCGCGCTGGCCCGCGCCCTGGTCCGCGAGCCCGAGCTGCTGCTGCTTGACGAGCCGTTCGCCGCGCTCGACGCGCTGACCAGGCTGCACATGCAGGACCTGATCGCCGAGCTGTGCGCCAGGCACCGCCCCGCCGTGGTACTGGTCACCCACGACGTCGAAGAGGCCATCCTGCTCGCCGACCGGATCGTCGTGCTCCGCGACGGCGCGTTCGTCACCGACCTGACCGTCGAGCTGGACCGCCCCCGCGACCGGGTGGACGGCGACTTCGTGGCGCTGCGCCGCCGCCTGCTCGCCGACCTCGGGGTCCTGACCGGCGAACCCTTCTCCGAGCACGCGGGAGTGGCGCGGTGA
- a CDS encoding LLM class flavin-dependent oxidoreductase, whose protein sequence is MARFNVTLPVRTAARRTLPTFVTDVRPARSDPAGRAGRAAELAGLSGALVPFDPEGQESLVVAAGLLRDSRHLRVIAEFHPGIATPVYLAKLSASLQRFSADRLGWWLTVDLNPAVARTEGDFLIGDSRYARAEEFLTVAKGVWQGDFEYRGRFYQVAGGGFAPPLSGRAFPTVYLGGASPRALKLSARHADVHVFSPGDDLEALTARLPGVAYGLRLPVLAREDDEALATARRTGFTGLTGSYAAVAAAIGEYVERGVSEFFLEAGPRPEENYRLGEYLLPLLKESTRVG, encoded by the coding sequence ATGGCCAGGTTCAACGTCACGCTTCCGGTCAGGACCGCCGCCCGCCGCACGCTGCCCACCTTCGTCACCGACGTACGGCCTGCCCGGTCCGATCCGGCCGGCCGGGCCGGTCGGGCCGCCGAACTGGCGGGGCTGTCCGGCGCCCTGGTGCCCTTCGATCCCGAGGGGCAGGAGTCGCTGGTCGTGGCCGCAGGGCTGCTGCGCGACTCACGCCACCTGCGGGTGATCGCGGAGTTCCATCCGGGGATCGCCACCCCGGTCTACCTGGCCAAGCTGTCGGCCTCGCTGCAGCGCTTCTCCGCCGACCGGCTCGGCTGGTGGCTCACGGTGGACCTCAACCCGGCGGTGGCCAGGACCGAGGGGGACTTCCTCATCGGAGACAGCCGGTACGCGCGAGCCGAGGAGTTCCTCACCGTCGCCAAGGGCGTCTGGCAGGGCGACTTCGAGTACCGAGGCCGCTTCTACCAGGTGGCCGGGGGCGGCTTCGCGCCCCCGCTCTCCGGGCGGGCCTTCCCGACCGTCTACCTCGGCGGCGCCTCGCCGCGGGCACTGAAACTGTCCGCGCGCCATGCCGACGTGCACGTGTTCTCCCCCGGGGACGACCTGGAGGCGCTGACCGCGCGGCTGCCCGGCGTGGCGTACGGCCTGCGGCTGCCGGTGCTGGCGCGCGAGGACGACGAGGCGCTGGCCACGGCTCGCCGTACCGGCTTCACCGGGTTGACCGGCTCGTACGCCGCCGTCGCCGCTGCGATCGGGGAGTACGTGGAGCGGGGCGTGTCGGAGTTCTTCCTGGAGGCCGGGCCGCGACCGGAGGAGAACTACCGGCTGGGCGAGTATCTGCTGCCGCTGTTGAAGGAGAGCACCCGTGTCGGTTGA